A single window of Rubripirellula lacrimiformis DNA harbors:
- a CDS encoding HAD-IB family phosphatase: METKLTKPNRTSLASSANSQVKHFLLASDFDQTLSFNDSGVVLSEMLGLSDFEEKVAGLANSHLVQQGGELTYLLLHDPDYRRVRAEHLHQVGKQIRLKKNIASLINLLESGIEGYQFTFFVISASPEEVVRSALEGIVPPERIFGTRLNYDPDTGEITSVAQLTAGYGKVTTLDALQEKFGVSYERIVYVGDGSSDVHVMLHVNRCEGLTISVSEHRHLAPIARRTVLSDNALSVLIPILEDVVGCRDRTQVRGLFESHGIDLQGWEKTQVDRLTILDSAQTPPTAMTTVPA, encoded by the coding sequence ATGGAAACCAAGTTGACCAAACCCAATCGAACATCCTTGGCATCTTCTGCCAATTCGCAGGTCAAGCATTTCTTGCTAGCCAGCGATTTTGATCAGACACTCAGCTTCAACGATTCCGGAGTGGTACTGAGCGAGATGTTGGGACTGTCGGACTTCGAAGAAAAGGTGGCTGGACTGGCCAATTCACACCTCGTCCAACAGGGTGGTGAACTGACCTACCTGTTGTTGCATGACCCAGACTACCGAAGGGTTCGGGCCGAGCATCTGCATCAGGTCGGAAAGCAAATTCGATTGAAGAAGAACATTGCTTCGTTGATCAACCTGCTGGAATCAGGCATCGAGGGGTATCAATTTACGTTCTTCGTGATTTCGGCTTCGCCGGAGGAAGTGGTTCGATCCGCCCTGGAAGGCATCGTGCCGCCGGAGCGAATCTTTGGAACGCGATTGAACTACGATCCCGACACGGGCGAGATCACTTCGGTGGCTCAACTGACCGCCGGCTACGGAAAGGTCACGACACTGGATGCGTTGCAAGAAAAGTTCGGCGTCAGTTACGAGCGAATCGTTTACGTCGGCGACGGAAGCTCGGACGTCCACGTCATGTTGCACGTCAATCGATGCGAAGGACTGACGATTTCGGTTTCCGAACATCGACACCTGGCACCGATCGCACGCCGCACCGTGCTAAGCGACAACGCCCTCAGCGTGCTGATCCCGATTCTGGAAGACGTTGTCGGTTGCCGAGACCGGACTCAGGTGCGCGGCCTGTTTGAATCGCACGGCATCGATTTGCAGGGATGGGAGAAAACGCAGGTCGATCGTCTGACCATTCTTGACTCTGCACAGACGCCCCCTACCGCCATGACGACGGTGCCAGCTTAA
- a CDS encoding TIGR03067 domain-containing protein has product MRFEILMIVIASVMVVAGTPQVAGAASPQVVSAASEAVSAASPGADQMQGRDAVQGVWLLSSGEADGNSLPQAALSDGKLVIKADHYTFTMGDAGPLNGTQKLGTSNGLRTIDITDESGDHEHETCLGIYEIEGDQFRVVFAAPGKDRPSKFETAADSGQWMHVWKRVKN; this is encoded by the coding sequence ATGCGATTCGAGATTTTGATGATTGTGATTGCCAGCGTGATGGTGGTTGCGGGCACACCGCAGGTTGCCGGTGCGGCCTCGCCGCAAGTTGTGAGCGCGGCGTCGGAAGCTGTGAGTGCGGCCTCGCCGGGTGCCGACCAGATGCAGGGCCGCGATGCGGTGCAAGGTGTCTGGCTGTTGAGCAGCGGCGAAGCGGATGGCAATTCGCTACCGCAAGCCGCACTGAGTGATGGGAAACTGGTGATCAAGGCAGATCATTACACGTTCACGATGGGCGATGCGGGCCCTTTGAACGGAACCCAAAAATTGGGCACTTCCAATGGTCTAAGAACCATCGATATCACGGACGAAAGTGGCGACCATGAACACGAGACCTGCCTCGGTATCTACGAAATCGAAGGCGACCAGTTCCGCGTCGTCTTCGCCGCACCCGGCAAAGATCGGCCCTCGAAATTTGAAACTGCCGCAGACAGTGGCCAATGGATGCATGTTTGGAAGCGTGTGAAGAACTAG
- a CDS encoding GntR family transcriptional regulator has translation MPEILPNVDMSEPKYKQIAKHLYDEIAAGAYHPSGRLPSESQLVQQFRVSRPTAARALRDLQDQGLIERRAGSGSYVRSGPAGKNGRQLGLLAPEIGSTEIFEVICGDLARLARVHDCGLIWGGRKSPDAAKDVEYENAEAICRHFVESNVSGVFFAPFEHIPNRDEKNQRLADRLHQAGISVILLDRDLVSFPQRSAYDLVEIDNFTAGYIVAEHLLKLGCERLLFLKPPSSAPTVTRRMAGALEAIRAAGCHSPPNFVCEQDVDDPKLMEALHPNHGVDGVICANDRVAATLLQSLAKTGIRVPHQLRLVGFDDVNYAALLSVPLTTMQQPCRQMAAVAFRAMLDSIEERDIPPRCYQLPARLVIRESCGAYLKANK, from the coding sequence ATGCCTGAAATCCTGCCGAATGTGGATATGAGCGAACCGAAGTACAAGCAGATTGCGAAGCACCTCTACGACGAGATTGCAGCTGGTGCCTACCACCCGTCAGGTCGTCTGCCGAGTGAATCGCAGTTGGTCCAGCAATTTCGCGTTTCACGCCCTACGGCGGCGCGAGCGCTTCGTGATCTTCAGGATCAAGGGTTGATCGAACGACGGGCTGGGTCAGGAAGCTACGTCCGCTCGGGACCGGCGGGAAAGAACGGCCGCCAACTTGGTCTGCTGGCGCCCGAGATTGGCAGCACTGAAATCTTTGAAGTCATTTGCGGTGACCTGGCACGGCTTGCACGCGTCCACGACTGCGGTCTGATTTGGGGCGGGCGTAAATCGCCGGATGCAGCCAAAGATGTTGAGTACGAGAATGCCGAAGCGATTTGTCGGCATTTCGTAGAGTCCAATGTCAGCGGCGTTTTCTTTGCACCGTTCGAGCACATCCCGAACCGAGATGAAAAGAATCAACGCTTGGCCGATCGTCTGCACCAAGCCGGGATCTCCGTGATTCTGCTGGACCGTGATCTCGTTTCTTTCCCCCAGCGTAGCGCCTATGACCTGGTCGAAATTGACAACTTTACCGCCGGCTACATCGTCGCCGAACACTTGTTGAAACTCGGCTGCGAGCGTCTGTTGTTCTTGAAACCGCCATCCTCGGCGCCCACCGTGACCCGACGGATGGCGGGAGCACTGGAGGCGATTCGGGCCGCAGGATGCCACTCACCGCCGAACTTCGTCTGTGAGCAGGATGTTGACGATCCAAAATTGATGGAAGCATTGCACCCGAACCACGGCGTCGATGGCGTGATCTGCGCGAATGATCGCGTAGCAGCCACGTTGTTGCAGTCCTTGGCCAAGACAGGGATCCGCGTGCCACACCAATTGCGATTGGTTGGGTTTGATGACGTCAATTATGCTGCGCTTCTTTCGGTTCCCCTGACGACCATGCAGCAGCCTTGTCGGCAAATGGCAGCGGTCGCTTTTCGCGCCATGCTGGACAGTATCGAGGAGCGCGACATCCCGCCGCGCTGTTACCAGTTGCCAGCGCGGCTGGTGATCCGAGAGTCGTGTGGAGCGTACCTGAAGGCAAACAAGTAA
- a CDS encoding autotransporter family protein, translating to MKKRRARLALFLAILSGPVAMATDFDVSNFNDSGAGSLRAAIESLNAAGAGTHAINFASGLDPIDLSLNLPMIVGTDQTITISGAGNTVSGQNNARLFFIADGDVTIENMTLKQGFADGGDGGDGRSSGGGGAGAGGALFVNSGANVVISGVTLDGNMAAGGNGGRGDFASGGGGGGGGGGGFSGDGGSTYDDGGGGGGGFDGNGGYASSLAGAGGGGVSGDGGDTTYDAGGGGGGGIGDGESTFGPQGGKGAGGAVGGGDYTDGATGTPGGGGGGYNGGGGDGAVNGGGGGSGFDGSDAGNGGTFGGGGGAGSYTDGGDGGDFGGGGGGGDGGDGGAFGGGAGAGDGGSDSNGIGGFGGGDGGAEYSGAGGGDAMGGAIFVRQGGTLSIIDSTLIDNDLTAGTGGSGSVDGADGQTIGSGMYLHTGVNAGYEVTTGTTTLDDQIGGSGSLTKTGDGELILSSTNTYTGTTTVSAGRLAVNGSLAGNATVGTDGELGGSGTISGDVINNGTFAAGNSIGTLAIGGNASFHSGSTTEVEIQPSATPVAGTDNDLITADTAMINGGDVSVLGSVGSYTDGAKYTFLQASGGVTGVFESITDDLAFFDAELGYDLNSAFFTLVANSTDYASVGGSGNRGSVGFYIDENSIGATGDFGDVLDEFRMLTNAQVQSGLSQLSGEVYGSQSQVVIQGTNQLIGTIGGQLRSGMFSGSGSGASGSGSGGFASTARSTRPAAPASGSNISLVSYVDASQSQTSCDALIAPTCRAANQWRGWMMGYGLGGSADSDGNAAGINYGLGGTTFGIQRSLNDNTQLGFFGGYIGSSVSADNMDQTVRANGGNFGSYLTLSVGSHYGIAMGGLQFDGYDSDRTIQVGGLTRTASGKTDGWQGFAYGERGMNLNLSRSRVLQPFAGLQYVYARQNGFTETGAGAMNLAMSGVDTHSLRSNLGSRLQWQSWTSRRGWGITPEIRASWMHEFLDTTSVVNAQFAGVGGAGFSANGLDLGRDWAIVGGGFAARPGDRWELRADYDTQFNDRQVLHIGSGSVSYVW from the coding sequence ATGAAAAAACGAAGGGCCAGACTCGCTCTCTTCTTGGCCATTTTAAGCGGCCCCGTCGCCATGGCCACTGACTTTGATGTCAGCAATTTCAACGATTCCGGTGCCGGTTCGCTGCGTGCCGCGATCGAAAGCTTGAACGCAGCCGGTGCGGGCACTCATGCGATCAACTTTGCGAGCGGATTGGATCCGATTGATCTGTCGTTGAACCTGCCGATGATTGTGGGAACCGATCAAACGATCACGATCAGCGGGGCGGGCAACACGGTCTCGGGACAGAATAACGCTCGGCTGTTCTTCATTGCCGATGGGGATGTCACGATTGAAAATATGACGCTCAAGCAAGGGTTTGCTGACGGAGGTGACGGGGGCGATGGACGAAGCAGTGGCGGAGGCGGCGCGGGGGCCGGTGGTGCCCTGTTTGTCAATTCCGGAGCCAATGTTGTCATCAGCGGGGTTACGCTTGATGGCAATATGGCCGCTGGGGGCAACGGCGGGAGGGGGGATTTTGCTAGCGGAGGTGGAGGTGGAGGTGGAGGTGGAGGTGGATTCAGTGGGGACGGTGGTTCCACCTACGATGACGGCGGTGGCGGTGGCGGTGGATTCGACGGCAATGGTGGCTACGCCAGTTCGTTGGCCGGTGCTGGAGGCGGCGGGGTCAGTGGTGATGGTGGAGATACGACTTATGACGCCGGTGGCGGTGGCGGTGGCGGTATTGGGGATGGCGAGTCAACTTTCGGTCCCCAGGGGGGCAAGGGCGCTGGCGGCGCGGTGGGAGGCGGCGATTATACTGACGGGGCCACAGGCACGCCCGGTGGTGGTGGTGGCGGCTACAATGGTGGTGGCGGGGACGGCGCTGTCAATGGAGGCGGTGGCGGCTCGGGCTTCGATGGTTCCGATGCGGGCAACGGTGGCACGTTTGGCGGTGGCGGTGGGGCCGGTTCCTACACGGATGGCGGAGATGGCGGAGATTTTGGCGGCGGTGGTGGGGGCGGAGATGGCGGAGACGGCGGAGCTTTCGGCGGGGGCGCTGGCGCCGGTGATGGCGGTTCCGATTCCAATGGAATCGGCGGCTTTGGCGGCGGCGATGGAGGGGCCGAATACAGCGGCGCTGGTGGGGGCGATGCGATGGGCGGAGCCATCTTTGTTCGCCAGGGCGGAACGCTCTCGATCATCGACAGCACGCTGATCGACAATGACCTGACGGCCGGCACAGGGGGATCCGGATCCGTCGATGGAGCCGACGGCCAAACGATCGGATCCGGCATGTACCTGCACACCGGGGTGAACGCTGGCTACGAAGTCACCACCGGAACGACAACGCTGGACGACCAAATCGGTGGCAGCGGATCGTTGACCAAAACCGGCGATGGGGAACTGATTCTTTCGAGTACCAACACGTACACCGGAACCACCACGGTCAGCGCAGGACGTTTGGCCGTCAATGGTTCGCTGGCGGGCAATGCCACCGTGGGCACCGACGGTGAATTGGGCGGCAGCGGAACGATTAGCGGTGACGTGATCAACAACGGCACGTTCGCCGCCGGAAATTCGATCGGGACCCTCGCCATTGGCGGAAATGCCAGCTTCCATTCCGGCAGTACCACCGAAGTGGAAATTCAACCCTCGGCCACTCCCGTTGCCGGCACCGACAATGATTTGATCACCGCTGACACTGCGATGATCAATGGCGGTGACGTCTCGGTTCTGGGATCGGTAGGCAGCTACACCGACGGTGCGAAGTACACGTTCCTGCAAGCGTCCGGTGGCGTGACCGGCGTGTTCGAGTCGATCACCGATGACCTGGCCTTCTTTGATGCTGAACTGGGCTACGATCTAAATTCTGCGTTCTTTACGCTGGTTGCCAATAGCACCGACTACGCGTCGGTGGGTGGTTCAGGCAATCGCGGGTCGGTCGGGTTCTACATCGACGAAAACTCCATCGGAGCGACGGGCGATTTCGGCGACGTCTTGGACGAATTTCGCATGCTGACCAACGCTCAAGTCCAAAGCGGCCTGAGCCAACTCAGCGGCGAGGTCTACGGTAGCCAGTCGCAGGTGGTTATCCAGGGAACCAACCAGTTGATCGGCACGATCGGCGGCCAATTGCGTTCGGGCATGTTCAGCGGCAGTGGCTCAGGTGCCAGTGGATCGGGCTCAGGCGGTTTCGCCAGTACAGCACGCTCGACCAGGCCTGCGGCCCCAGCATCGGGTTCCAACATTTCGCTGGTCAGTTACGTCGACGCTTCTCAATCGCAAACTTCATGTGATGCACTGATCGCGCCGACCTGCCGAGCGGCCAACCAATGGCGCGGTTGGATGATGGGTTATGGATTGGGGGGATCCGCCGATTCCGATGGCAACGCCGCTGGAATCAATTACGGGCTGGGCGGAACAACGTTCGGGATCCAACGATCTCTCAACGACAACACTCAACTGGGTTTCTTCGGTGGTTACATTGGTTCGTCCGTCAGCGCTGACAACATGGACCAAACCGTGCGTGCCAACGGTGGCAACTTTGGCAGCTACCTAACCCTGAGCGTTGGCAGTCACTACGGGATCGCGATGGGCGGGTTGCAGTTCGACGGCTATGACAGTGATCGTACGATCCAGGTCGGTGGGCTCACCCGTACCGCCAGTGGTAAAACGGACGGATGGCAAGGTTTCGCTTATGGTGAACGTGGCATGAATCTGAATCTGTCACGCTCGCGTGTTCTGCAACCTTTCGCGGGACTGCAATATGTCTACGCACGTCAAAACGGGTTCACCGAAACGGGTGCGGGTGCGATGAATCTGGCAATGTCAGGCGTCGACACGCATTCGCTTCGCAGCAACCTGGGCAGCCGTTTGCAATGGCAATCATGGACGTCGCGACGTGGATGGGGGATCACACCGGAGATCCGCGCCAGTTGGATGCACGAGTTCTTGGACACCACTTCGGTCGTCAACGCTCAGTTCGCCGGCGTCGGCGGTGCGGGTTTTTCCGCCAACGGTTTGGACCTGGGCCGTGACTGGGCAATCGTTGGTGGCGGATTCGCGGCACGCCCCGGTGACCGCTGGGAACTGCGTGCCGATTACGACACTCAGTTCAACGACCGCCAAGTGCTCCACATCGGATCGGGCAGCGTCAGCTACGTGTGGTAG
- a CDS encoding MFS transporter, producing MDQTLFQRVTVATSGDGELIGIRGLFCLNGFLIANWATRIPAVRSQFGLSEGGLGIALMLIAVGAVVSMPLAGWLCERRSSRSIALFSTIGYLVGLPLIAWMPNLATLAMALLAFGTAHGMLDVAMNVQAVAVEKRLARPINSSIHAWWSIGGLCGAVAGSLITLAGTEMRWHFAIVSTCLAVAAWPVFRRLKDSVPVDSSNAMHASDRDNPAPFAPSKPSRMDRFAARRMILVLGAIAFCVMAGEGAMADWSAVLLRQNLGVGEGVAALGFAAFAIAMAAGRLVGDGLSTRMGARNQVRLCAVVALAGVLVVITSAHAAIAMIGFALIGAGFATVVPVVFTACGTIKAISPSAALSSVSTIGYFGFLTGPPIIGFLAEWVGLRVALSSLVLTTTTILLLASKLRNRDDSESPLPIEPRANESNDLVGIQHQLACKSTDNFALADAAELLRHRTEQA from the coding sequence ATGGATCAAACCTTGTTTCAGCGCGTAACCGTTGCCACTTCCGGTGACGGTGAGCTAATCGGAATTCGCGGTCTGTTCTGCTTGAATGGATTCTTGATTGCCAATTGGGCGACGCGGATCCCCGCGGTGCGGTCACAGTTTGGATTATCCGAAGGTGGCCTAGGCATCGCGCTGATGTTGATCGCCGTGGGCGCCGTGGTTTCGATGCCGCTAGCAGGGTGGTTGTGCGAGCGAAGGAGCAGCCGATCGATCGCACTGTTCAGCACGATCGGCTATTTGGTGGGGTTGCCGCTGATCGCTTGGATGCCAAACCTGGCGACGCTTGCCATGGCTCTGTTAGCCTTCGGGACCGCTCACGGCATGCTCGATGTGGCCATGAACGTGCAAGCCGTTGCTGTTGAGAAAAGGTTGGCAAGGCCGATCAATTCGTCCATTCACGCTTGGTGGAGCATCGGTGGTCTCTGCGGCGCCGTGGCCGGCAGTTTGATCACGTTGGCTGGTACGGAAATGCGTTGGCACTTCGCGATCGTATCGACCTGTTTGGCGGTAGCGGCTTGGCCCGTGTTCAGGCGATTGAAAGACAGCGTGCCAGTCGATTCGTCGAACGCAATGCATGCCAGCGATCGAGACAACCCTGCACCATTTGCCCCATCAAAACCGTCACGGATGGATCGATTCGCCGCACGACGAATGATCCTCGTACTCGGGGCGATCGCGTTTTGCGTGATGGCGGGTGAAGGGGCGATGGCGGACTGGAGTGCCGTACTGCTAAGACAAAACCTCGGTGTCGGGGAAGGCGTTGCCGCGCTCGGGTTCGCCGCGTTCGCGATCGCAATGGCCGCCGGTCGACTTGTCGGCGACGGATTGTCGACAAGAATGGGAGCTCGCAACCAAGTTCGCTTGTGCGCCGTCGTGGCACTGGCAGGAGTATTGGTCGTCATCACGTCGGCGCACGCAGCGATCGCGATGATTGGATTTGCCCTGATCGGTGCCGGCTTTGCGACCGTCGTCCCCGTCGTTTTCACTGCCTGTGGGACGATCAAAGCGATCTCACCCAGCGCCGCATTGTCCAGCGTATCCACGATTGGCTACTTCGGATTTCTGACGGGCCCGCCGATCATTGGATTCCTTGCCGAATGGGTCGGTCTGCGAGTCGCACTTAGCTCTCTCGTCCTGACGACCACCACCATCTTGCTGCTGGCGTCGAAGCTGCGAAATCGAGACGATAGCGAATCCCCCCTTCCCATCGAACCACGGGCCAACGAATCCAACGACCTAGTTGGCATCCAGCATCAACTGGCCTGCAAATCGACCGACAACTTCGCACTTGCAGACGCTGCCGAGTTACTTCGTCACCGAACAGAGCAGGCTTAG
- a CDS encoding tetratricopeptide repeat protein — MTRFRSLVLAAFAIGFFLHGSIAFAAVTSTIGSLGQLSSDAAQADAQVAKLLGPAKNLIAAGRVTDARASLDALKTHPEISDVDVVIADLMFAMGRNVEGQQWLERASATEPQRLAIHLAFCELAVRQRRWFDGWVLARLAAKLDPPDHWSVALRDRAAKRLMLLKAVCCEGRADWTMAREAYESLLSSSPGMSDPMNRDVNVGLARSCFQLKDYDASLAALTTLVSKNRTLGTPQQLLAQFYEQSEMIPEADGAYAKSIAEADEDRRPSVRLAYAKFLLHTNAPAQAKPLLQDPITKIENAKALEDERLYLQAVLARMEGRLEQSQTILSKLHQDHPDSVSIANQLAVILVSNEDEAIRARALQIAEASVRNVSGSADGWATLGWVRLRLGDLAGADASLAQSLKLGKPSRDTLYYLSQLKRVAGKTEEADAFERYYNAAKGPKVFNLAE; from the coding sequence GTGACACGGTTCAGATCATTGGTACTAGCCGCATTCGCGATTGGATTTTTCCTGCATGGTTCAATCGCTTTCGCGGCCGTCACGTCGACGATCGGATCGTTGGGACAGTTGTCCAGTGACGCTGCCCAGGCGGATGCTCAGGTGGCCAAATTGTTAGGTCCGGCTAAAAATCTGATCGCAGCCGGAAGGGTGACGGACGCCAGAGCAAGTCTGGATGCCCTGAAGACGCATCCGGAGATTTCGGACGTCGATGTCGTCATTGCCGATTTGATGTTCGCCATGGGCCGCAACGTCGAGGGCCAGCAGTGGCTGGAGCGGGCTTCCGCAACGGAGCCCCAGCGTTTGGCGATTCACCTGGCGTTTTGCGAGCTGGCGGTGCGTCAACGCCGTTGGTTCGATGGTTGGGTGCTGGCGCGATTGGCGGCGAAGCTCGATCCGCCCGATCATTGGTCGGTAGCATTAAGGGATCGTGCCGCGAAACGGTTGATGTTGTTGAAAGCCGTTTGCTGCGAGGGCCGTGCCGACTGGACGATGGCCCGTGAAGCGTATGAATCCCTGCTAAGTTCGTCCCCGGGAATGAGCGATCCGATGAATCGCGACGTGAACGTGGGACTCGCTAGATCTTGTTTTCAATTGAAGGACTACGACGCATCGCTGGCGGCTTTAACCACACTTGTCAGCAAGAACCGGACCTTGGGAACTCCCCAACAACTCCTTGCCCAGTTCTATGAACAGAGTGAGATGATTCCCGAAGCCGACGGGGCTTACGCAAAGAGCATCGCCGAAGCCGACGAGGATCGACGTCCCTCGGTTCGCTTGGCCTATGCCAAGTTCTTGTTGCATACCAACGCGCCGGCGCAGGCGAAGCCGCTGCTGCAGGATCCAATCACCAAAATTGAAAACGCGAAAGCTCTCGAAGACGAACGATTGTATTTGCAAGCGGTGCTGGCTCGAATGGAAGGACGCTTGGAGCAATCGCAAACGATTTTGTCAAAGCTGCATCAAGATCATCCCGACTCCGTTTCGATCGCAAATCAGTTGGCGGTTATCCTAGTCAGCAACGAGGACGAAGCGATCCGAGCGCGAGCATTGCAGATCGCAGAAGCATCCGTTCGCAATGTTTCCGGTTCAGCGGACGGCTGGGCCACGCTGGGTTGGGTTCGATTGCGATTGGGTGATTTGGCTGGCGCCGACGCGAGCTTAGCTCAGTCGCTAAAGTTGGGGAAGCCGTCTCGGGACACGCTGTACTATCTATCGCAACTTAAACGTGTCGCCGGGAAAACCGAAGAAGCCGACGCGTTTGAGCGATATTACAATGCCGCGAAAGGGCCCAAGGTTTTCAACCTTGCCGAGTGA